One stretch of Lachnospiraceae bacterium oral taxon 096 DNA includes these proteins:
- a CDS encoding NADP-dependent oxidoreductase translates to MRAAQVEQYNKNNISVKMVSLDIPIIGERDVLVRVSAAGVNPLDNMISRGEVKMIVPYKLPIVAGNEFVGVVEKVGAKVSKFKVNDRVFARLPLDKIGAFAEYVAVNENALAKVPEYLSDVEASAVPLTALTIMQALELMKAEKGKTIFISGGTGSVGAMAIPIAKAKGLEVITNGSAENKDRVLELGASRFIDYKTEDYSKSLSNIDYVLDTLGGNETEKQMQILKKGGKMVSLRAMPNGDFAKRMRLPMWKQIILGFAGSKFDKLAGKYGISYDFIFVESNGKQLQEVADLFEKLKIKPSIDTVYTLKEVNSALNRVANGRSKGKTVITM, encoded by the coding sequence ATGAGAGCGGCACAGGTAGAACAATATAATAAAAATAATATTTCAGTAAAAATGGTTAGTTTAGATATACCGATTATAGGAGAGAGAGATGTACTTGTAAGAGTATCTGCAGCAGGTGTAAATCCGCTTGATAATATGATCTCTCGTGGAGAAGTAAAAATGATAGTTCCATATAAACTACCTATAGTTGCAGGTAATGAATTTGTAGGTGTAGTTGAAAAAGTGGGAGCAAAGGTATCTAAATTCAAAGTTAATGATCGTGTTTTTGCAAGGCTGCCACTTGATAAAATTGGAGCATTTGCAGAATATGTGGCTGTAAATGAGAATGCACTTGCAAAGGTACCGGAGTATCTTTCAGATGTAGAGGCGTCGGCAGTACCATTGACAGCACTTACTATAATGCAAGCATTGGAGCTTATGAAAGCGGAAAAAGGAAAAACTATCTTTATTTCAGGAGGTACAGGAAGTGTCGGTGCAATGGCTATCCCTATTGCTAAAGCAAAGGGACTTGAGGTTATTACAAACGGAAGTGCAGAAAATAAAGACAGAGTTTTAGAACTTGGTGCAAGCAGATTTATTGATTATAAAACAGAAGATTACAGTAAGTCTTTATCAAATATTGATTATGTACTGGATACTCTTGGTGGAAATGAAACCGAGAAACAGATGCAGATTCTCAAAAAAGGAGGGAAGATGGTTTCTCTTAGAGCAATGCCAAATGGAGACTTTGCTAAGAGAATGAGATTACCGATGTGGAAGCAGATAATTCTTGGCTTTGCGGGAAGTAAGTTTGATAAATTGGCAGGAAAATACGGGATTTCCTATGACTTCATTTTTGTTGAATCAAACGGAAAACAGTTACAGGAAGTAGCTGACTTATTTGAAAAGTTAAAGATAAAGCCGTCTATAGATACAGTATATACTTTGAAAGAAGTGAACTCGGCATTAAATAGGGTAGCAAATGGTCGTTCCAAGGGTAAAACAGTTATTACTATGTAA
- a CDS encoding Rrf2 family transcriptional regulator: MDTKFSIALHILVYIEETENVVTSELLAKSVGTNASHIRKIITLLKDANIIESRQGKKGMSLKVKSDKLTLDIVYSAVYPEKDLLHIHDTANKECPVGANIKEALLLIFEESEKQLLLNLKNKTLKALIEDMYENYNKKNK; encoded by the coding sequence ATGGATACTAAATTTTCAATAGCATTACATATATTGGTATATATAGAGGAGACTGAAAATGTTGTTACCTCAGAGCTTTTGGCAAAGAGTGTGGGAACAAATGCCAGTCACATTAGGAAAATAATTACATTACTAAAGGATGCGAACATTATAGAGAGTCGGCAGGGAAAAAAGGGAATGAGCTTAAAAGTAAAATCGGATAAGCTTACATTAGACATAGTATATTCAGCAGTTTATCCGGAGAAAGATCTGTTGCATATTCATGATACAGCAAATAAAGAATGTCCTGTTGGAGCAAATATCAAGGAAGCTTTACTTCTAATATTTGAAGAGTCAGAGAAACAATTACTTTTAAATTTAAAGAACAAAACACTCAAGGCATTAATTGAAGATATGTATGAGAATTATAATAAGAAGAATAAGTAG
- a CDS encoding helix-turn-helix domain-containing protein, with protein sequence MRYSHEYKLECIELYRQGIWPETPEGIKITRFRKMIRYWVRIEEQNGPDALKHLGNNKVWTPEAKYELVAKVLAGQSNNSVAISAGIGDGMLYMWVRKYKELGYNGLVNKKKGRKSKNPDMKKKTIEPKPLTESEREELIRLRAEIAAMKADIEVVKKRIALRQERWAAQLKAKKQQSSKHSEKKDTN encoded by the coding sequence ATGCGTTACAGTCATGAGTATAAGTTAGAGTGTATCGAGCTATATCGACAAGGAATCTGGCCTGAAACACCAGAAGGGATAAAAATAACAAGATTTCGTAAAATGATTCGATACTGGGTTCGTATCGAAGAACAAAATGGTCCAGATGCTTTAAAGCACTTAGGTAATAACAAAGTGTGGACCCCTGAAGCAAAATATGAATTAGTTGCTAAAGTATTAGCAGGACAATCCAACAATTCAGTTGCTATTTCTGCGGGTATCGGCGATGGAATGCTATATATGTGGGTTCGCAAATACAAAGAATTAGGTTACAATGGTCTTGTGAATAAAAAGAAAGGTCGCAAGAGCAAGAACCCTGATATGAAAAAGAAAACGATTGAGCCCAAGCCTTTAACTGAATCAGAACGTGAAGAGTTAATCAGACTAAGAGCAGAAATTGCGGCAATGAAAGCTGATATTGAAGTAGTAAAAAAAAGGATCGCCTTGAGACAAGAAAGATGGGCTGCGCAACTCAAGGCGAAAAAGCAGCAATCATCAAAGCACTCAGAGAAGAAGGATACCAATTAA
- a CDS encoding transposase, which yields MPKSTYYYEISKVDTVGFRNAELTEEIKKIFDQHKDRYGVRRVYRELLRCGNIVNHKRVQRIMHSLGL from the coding sequence ATGCCTAAATCAACTTACTACTACGAAATCAGTAAAGTTGATACTGTAGGCTTTAGAAATGCTGAACTCACTGAAGAAATCAAGAAAATATTTGATCAGCATAAAGACAGATATGGTGTAAGAAGAGTGTATAGAGAACTCTTAAGATGTGGAAATATTGTTAATCACAAAAGAGTACAACGCATCATGCATTCACTTGGATTGTAA
- a CDS encoding DDE-type integrase/transposase/recombinase, translated as MIDRDFTATAPLQKWTTDVSQFNFSWGKCYLSPIIDMYTNEVISYDLSMSPNLNQIKRMLETTFKKFKSLTGLIFHSDI; from the coding sequence ATAATAGATAGGGACTTTACAGCGACAGCACCACTTCAGAAGTGGACAACTGATGTATCTCAGTTTAACTTTTCATGGGGAAAGTGTTATCTTTCTCCGATAATTGACATGTACACAAATGAAGTTATTTCATATGATTTATCGATGAGTCCAAACCTAAATCAAATCAAGAGAATGTTAGAGACGACGTTTAAAAAGTTCAAATCACTTACAGGATTAATATTTCATTCAGATATTTGA
- a CDS encoding IS3 family transposase has protein sequence MQIFESFSKALDEYINYYNNERIQRKTKWMPPVKYRITSMCSA, from the coding sequence ATTCAGATATTTGAGAGTTTCTCAAAAGCACTAGATGAATACATAAATTATTACAACAATGAAAGAATACAACGGAAAACAAAATGGATGCCACCTGTAAAGTACAGGATAACATCCATGTGTTCCGCTTAG
- a CDS encoding rhomboid family intramembrane serine protease, protein MKTRFKISYNSPVVLTFVLLCLLVLLMSIGTHRRSTTLLFMTYHSSLFSPLTYLRFFTHVLGHSGWEHLIGNASYLLLLGPMLEEKYGSKTIVEIILMTALVTGIVNYIFFPSVALCGASGVVFSFILLSSFTGFREGEIPLTFILVAVIYIGQQIFQGITVNDNISNMAHIVGGIVGAVIGYALNKRPR, encoded by the coding sequence ATGAAGACGAGATTCAAAATTTCATATAATTCACCTGTAGTACTTACCTTTGTATTGCTTTGTCTACTGGTTTTACTCATGAGTATTGGAACGCACAGAAGAAGTACGACCTTGTTATTTATGACCTATCATTCTTCTTTGTTTAGTCCTTTGACCTATCTTCGATTTTTTACCCATGTCCTTGGGCACAGTGGATGGGAACATTTGATTGGCAATGCGTCTTATTTATTGCTCCTTGGGCCGATGTTGGAAGAAAAGTATGGTTCAAAAACGATTGTTGAGATTATTCTTATGACGGCCCTAGTAACGGGGATTGTGAATTATATTTTTTTCCCGAGTGTTGCACTATGTGGAGCCAGTGGTGTTGTATTTTCTTTTATTCTTTTGTCTTCGTTTACAGGATTTCGGGAGGGAGAGATTCCGCTTACCTTTATTTTGGTTGCGGTGATTTATATTGGGCAGCAGATTTTTCAAGGAATCACGGTGAATGACAATATTTCTAATATGGCTCATATTGTTGGAGGAATTGTTGGTGCGGTTATTGGATATGCTCTCAATAAAAGACCAAGGTAA
- a CDS encoding HAD hydrolase family protein, whose amino-acid sequence MKKILVACDLDNTLIHSYKYRREDDICVEIFKGREQGFICKDAVKKLVLLNDKVEFIPITTRSIEQYQRIQWEKMVVPEYALTTNGAILLKNGVKDDVWLQESTRIVRKYQGELNRVLEFLEKEEEYIRCKFVDGMYVFLYCKDGVDIAKKVERYRERTILHVVSSGRKIYFLPPEFNKGEALCRLKERFLPNYVVAAGDSEMDLPMMENADFAFGKREILGKNLRENRRIFIDENNLLDEMFDIVESIEEGSLDEDEIQNFI is encoded by the coding sequence ATGAAAAAAATTTTGGTAGCCTGCGACTTAGATAATACACTGATTCATTCGTACAAATATAGAAGAGAGGATGATATTTGTGTGGAGATATTTAAAGGCAGAGAGCAGGGATTTATTTGTAAGGATGCAGTAAAAAAACTGGTGCTTTTAAACGACAAGGTGGAATTTATTCCAATTACAACGAGATCCATAGAGCAATATCAAAGAATACAGTGGGAGAAGATGGTTGTGCCAGAATATGCCCTGACGACCAATGGAGCCATTCTTTTGAAAAATGGAGTAAAGGATGATGTGTGGTTACAGGAGAGCACAAGAATAGTTAGAAAGTATCAAGGCGAATTAAATAGAGTATTAGAATTTCTTGAGAAAGAAGAGGAGTATATTCGCTGCAAATTTGTCGATGGGATGTATGTTTTTTTGTATTGCAAGGATGGTGTGGATATTGCAAAGAAGGTGGAGAGGTATAGAGAGAGGACCATACTTCATGTTGTTTCGTCGGGGAGAAAAATCTACTTTTTGCCCCCAGAGTTTAATAAAGGAGAAGCATTGTGCAGGTTGAAGGAAAGGTTTTTGCCAAACTATGTTGTTGCAGCAGGAGATAGTGAAATGGATTTGCCAATGATGGAAAATGCCGATTTTGCATTTGGAAAGAGAGAAATTCTTGGAAAAAATTTGAGAGAAAATAGAAGAATTTTTATAGATGAAAATAATTTATTGGATGAGATGTTCGATATTGTTGAGTCTATAGAGGAGGGGAGTTTAGATGAAGACGAGATTCAAAATTTCATATAA
- a CDS encoding cysteine protease StiP family protein, translating into MFSTYKDEDVILLLKDITGLVRPQSTQERERAIQGGRHYCEMLPIEYEPSKDYQDAFEDALTRYGQITADAVASVAQKIWKKRGKEVAVVSLARAGTPVGILIKRYIKQKYGVEIDHYTLSIIRGRGIDKNALNYILSRHASKDIQFVDGWTGKGAIQRELIHAMAEFPGLDSGLAVLSDPANIAQVSGTQDDFLIASSCLNSTVSGLLSRTFLRSDIIGPNDYHGAVFYQELEERDVTYHFIESIQSHFVMKDIGDDNRSQREEKCDQSALEEVREIAEQFQIRDINLIKPSIGEATRVLLRRLPWKILVHSLDDEEHLGHLYQLAREKGVEVVEYPLKHYRACGLIRSLADT; encoded by the coding sequence TTGTTTAGTACATATAAGGATGAGGATGTTATTCTTTTGCTAAAAGATATCACAGGTCTAGTTAGACCGCAGAGTACGCAGGAAAGGGAAAGAGCTATTCAAGGTGGGCGACATTATTGTGAAATGTTGCCCATTGAATATGAACCATCAAAGGACTATCAAGATGCATTTGAGGATGCCTTAACTCGGTATGGTCAAATTACTGCGGATGCAGTAGCTTCTGTTGCACAAAAAATATGGAAGAAGAGGGGAAAAGAGGTCGCTGTTGTTTCGCTTGCAAGAGCAGGAACGCCAGTGGGAATTTTGATTAAACGCTATATCAAACAAAAATATGGTGTGGAGATTGATCATTATACCCTTTCTATCATTCGAGGAAGAGGAATTGATAAAAATGCCTTAAATTATATTCTTTCTAGGCATGCTAGCAAGGATATTCAATTTGTTGATGGCTGGACTGGAAAGGGAGCAATACAGAGAGAATTAATTCATGCCATGGCTGAATTTCCAGGTCTTGATTCAGGACTTGCTGTTTTGTCAGATCCTGCCAATATAGCTCAAGTATCGGGAACACAGGATGATTTTTTGATTGCAAGTTCGTGCCTCAATTCAACCGTCTCTGGGCTTTTGAGCCGTACTTTTTTGAGATCCGATATTATCGGACCCAATGACTATCACGGTGCTGTTTTTTATCAGGAATTGGAAGAAAGGGATGTTACTTACCACTTCATCGAGTCCATTCAAAGTCATTTTGTAATGAAAGATATTGGCGATGACAACCGAAGTCAACGAGAAGAAAAATGTGATCAATCCGCTCTTGAGGAAGTAAGAGAGATTGCAGAGCAATTTCAAATAAGGGATATCAATCTTATTAAGCCAAGTATTGGGGAAGCGACAAGAGTATTGCTTCGACGGCTTCCGTGGAAGATCTTAGTGCATAGCTTAGATGATGAGGAGCACCTAGGACATTTGTACCAACTAGCAAGAGAGAAGGGAGTGGAAGTGGTAGAGTATCCTTTGAAACACTACAGAGCTTGTGGACTTATTCGATCACTTGCCGATACATAG